In one window of Rhodospirillaceae bacterium DNA:
- a CDS encoding BON domain-containing protein gives MATKASRSKFRSLGSILAIAVALSGCSTAIGAGAATGVGAAQERGLETAAIDTRIEFNIIHNWTEFNVRIPARVSIEVYEGRALITGVLSKEHEKLGAEAVRLTWKVPGVKKVYNEIQIANSGVWDLTRDSWITAQLKTKVTFDKNIFAINYAIETVNGTVYLIGIAQNTAELNRVKGHARAISYVRKVVSHVRLKSERLQ, from the coding sequence ATGGCGACGAAGGCATCGAGGTCGAAATTTCGTTCTTTAGGCAGCATTTTGGCAATCGCTGTTGCCCTCAGTGGATGCTCGACCGCTATTGGTGCCGGCGCGGCCACAGGCGTTGGTGCCGCACAAGAAAGAGGACTGGAAACCGCCGCCATCGATACTCGGATAGAATTCAATATCATTCATAACTGGACGGAGTTTAATGTCCGAATTCCGGCACGGGTTAGCATCGAAGTTTACGAAGGCCGCGCGCTGATAACCGGTGTGCTCTCCAAAGAACACGAAAAACTCGGCGCCGAAGCTGTGCGCCTCACCTGGAAAGTGCCCGGCGTAAAAAAAGTCTACAACGAAATTCAAATCGCAAATTCCGGTGTGTGGGACCTGACCCGAGATTCGTGGATTACGGCACAGCTAAAAACCAAGGTGACCTTTGATAAAAATATTTTTGCCATTAACTACGCCATCGAAACTGTGAACGGCACGGTCTACCTGATCGGAATTGCCCAAAATACGGCAGAACTCAATCGGGTTAAGGGCCATGCCCGTGCCATTAGCTATGTCCGCAAAGTTGTGAGCCATGTGCGGTTAAAAAGCGAAAGGCTTCAGTGA
- a CDS encoding YraN family protein — protein sequence MRPAKTKRQAWQRGRFAETICAWVLRLKGYRILARGFRVPVGEIDIIARRGRLLVFVEVKARRSQTEAAESLSFRQRERITRAAQAYIAKFPGLSDMDMRFDAMLIVPGSWPRHLTDAWREGQ from the coding sequence ATGAGACCAGCGAAAACCAAGCGACAGGCCTGGCAACGGGGGCGATTTGCGGAAACGATTTGCGCCTGGGTCCTGCGGCTGAAGGGCTATCGAATATTGGCTCGAGGTTTTCGCGTTCCCGTTGGGGAGATCGACATCATCGCCCGACGCGGTCGACTGCTTGTGTTCGTTGAAGTCAAGGCCCGTAGGAGCCAAACAGAGGCCGCCGAGTCCTTAAGCTTTCGCCAGCGCGAACGAATTACCCGGGCGGCACAAGCTTACATCGCAAAATTTCCCGGGCTTTCAGATATGGATATGCGGTTTGATGCCATGCTAATCGTGCCGGGTTCGTGGCCGCGCCACTTAACCGATGCCTGGCGGGAAGGACAATAA